Genomic segment of Panicum virgatum strain AP13 chromosome 2K, P.virgatum_v5, whole genome shotgun sequence:
TGTTTGAAAAGATGCTAAGTGCTAGTGATGCTGGGCGGATTGGTCGTCTAGTTTTGCCAAAGAAGTGTGCTGAGGTGAGTTGCTAATTCGATTGCCATTTTTTTCTGTAGATTCTCTATGGTTACGCTATCTCAGGGCCTAATGTTATTGAGAATGGAACATTACCTTCGTTGCTGTTACTAGTTTTGTTTGTATGTCTTTAGTAAGCGTGCCATATCAGAATGTTTTATTGACTTATAAGTTGAAAATTCAGCTTTGTTAGTTATCCTGGCCCATGTGATAAATTGTTAATAGatgcatgaataaattgcaAAATATCTATAGAAAGCAGAGCTTATTTAAGAGAACCCTGCTGAGAGTTTATTTTCATTGGGTACAATCATATTATGTACTTAGAATCTTAGActgttctatttttcttttgggCATCCCTTATTTCAGAAAAGTTCCCTAATTGAAAAAACATTTTGAACAGGCATATTTCCCTCCAATCTCTCAACCTGAAGGGCTCCCTTTAAAGGTTCAGGATGCCAGTGGTAAAGAATGGATATTCCAATTCCGTTACTGGCCTAATAATAATAGCAGGATGTATGTATTGGAGGGTGTCACACCTTGTATTCAGTCAATGCAGTTACAAGCAGGTGATACAGGTATGCAGCTTTTCTTAAACAAATGGATGTTGGAGTAGGCCTACAGAAGATTCGTGACATTAGTCATATATACTAGTACTACCATGAATTACTCGTACAAGAGAACAGACCTATTTCTATGTAGTGTCTCTGTTTAGCAAACAGTACATAAACATGAAGAATCTTAAATCTTGATATTACTTGTGATTAATCTCACCCATTCAGATACATTAGTCTTAATTGTTCATGTTCATGCGATGGAGACAGTATTTAAATTCACACTGTACTTCTTAAACATACTGCCTGACTCCCTGACTTGACCTTGTGCTGCAATGCTAATGCCTTTACTTTATCTCTTTCAACTATGTCGTGCATTATCAATTCATATATGTCTCATTATCGTAgttatcattttttttatttttaatttataaTGCTATCTTTCTGTAGTAACCTTCAGCCGAATAGATCCAGAAGGGAAATTGATCATGGGGTTCAGGAAGGCAACTAATATTTCATCTGAACAGGTACACATTGAAGTATTAATTATAGGTGATTGTTGCTGCAACATAAAAAAGGCATTTAAAGATTAAACCACTAGAAAGTATATGCACATTGATTGCAGTTATAATGTAACTTGAAAAGATAAGTCACATGCTTCCAATTCTGTCAGTATTTGTTACGACTGATGGCTGATGAAAAGCTATTTTAATTTCCATACCTCTCCAGTGTCTGCAATTTCAATGATATGATGCATCTTTGTAGTATTTCAGTACTCAAGATTCAAGCTCCCGTTTCGTTTCTGGGACCTTTTTTTATCAACTGAAATGAGATAGTTATTGTACTTATGTCAGCAATATAAACAGTTAGCTGTGTAGTTTTCCCTAATCAAACATTCAAACTAATCTACAAAATGGtggttatattttttatttttaaaagtaAACCATTCTTActcattttccttttctcagGAGCAAACAACAAAGCCTGCCAATGGGGCCCCAGCAACTTCAGAGGCAAATGGTAAAGTTTCTGCTTCAGATCCCAGTCCAAATGCTGCAGTTTCCCGACAAAACAAGGTCAGCACAGAGACCAAAAGCTCTAGCCCTGTGGAACAAGGCACTACCTCCAAAATTGAAAAAGATGGATTAACACAGAAGGAAGGGCCAGGAACTGCTAGTTCTTCTCCAGGTCCTGTCAAGAGAAAAGCAGCTAATCTTACTCCAAAGAATAAACGACTACGGATGGAAAATGAGGAATCAATGGAGTTGAAGATAACATGGGAGGAAGCTCAAGAATTGCTTCGTCCCCCTCCTAAGGCTCCTAACGTTGTTATTGTTGATGGCCATGAGTTCGAGGAATATGAGGTCTGGAATTCCTTTCAACATTTATCTTCTTTAAAAATTGCCTTCTGAAACTGAAATTTGTTCTGAGAACATCTATTTTCAATGACTATATTTGCACGCAACACTTGTTCTGTTGTTTATTTGTACTGTttaataaagaagaagaaaaagacttgTTTCTGATATCTGTATTGAAATCCTGTGCATTTCAGGAGCCACCAATACTTGGAAGGAAGACATATTTTGTGGCAGATCAATCAGGGTAATCTTTTTCAAACTTGAAAATCTTTACATATACTTTTTTGTTTATCTTATTAAAGTAGTTTAAACTTTAAATTTATATTCTTTAAAAAAACTTTAAATTTATATTAGCTGTCAGTACTTCCTACATATTAGTTATGAAGTGAGTCAGTGACATTGCAAAAATTCAATTTAAATTCTTTTGAGTTCAACCTGTAATGTTCCCAGAAgtttaaactttgtttagttTCTCTCCCACTCGCATATAAATTTATCGTTTTGTTTTAACAGTTCAAATCATCAATGGGCCCAATGTGAGAATTGTTCCAAATGGAGGAAACTGCCAGTAGATGCCCTCATGCCCTCTAAATGGACCTGCTCTGACAATAAATGGGATTCAGAAAGGTGACCTTCTGTTAATGTGATTCATTGTTTCTTTAATATATGATTTcttccaattttttttgtggCATTCTGAAAAATTACAAAACATCTTTACATCCATGGGTCACTCGGTCAAAGCTTTTTCTTCAAAGTGGGCATACCTGGAAACAAATCTTAGCCCAAATGCCAGCCTGATCTTTATGTAGTTTATATTGGTTGTAATAATAACTTATTACATGTATATGTAATCAATCCAAGTACGTGTAATCAAAATATATAGCAAAACATTGGACAAAGAATGATTAATCAAAATCAATCCAAGTTGACATTGTTTAATTTTATAGTAACTTATCAAAGAGGAATTACATAGAAGTGATCATCCTTGAACATGTTCAAGGAAGTGTATGATTCCTGCAGCCTCTGTTTACTACAGGATTCAATTGAATATGTACTAGATAGAATGCCTTTACTGAACATCACATTGCACTATTATTAAAAGGCTACAAGTGTATGCACACATTTCTTTTGTAATTAATAAGTTGCTAAAAATTGACCAACCTACATGTTCAAATGTTTCTAGTAGTCCATTGGATATGATTCATTGGTATGTGATTTGACCTGAATACCTGATATATTCAGTTGAAAGACTTTTTGTAAGTTTTAACTTATCACCTATGTATTTTAATGGTAAGGTGTGTGGTTTTTTCTTGATTACTTTAACTGTATGATACCACCAAGTTTAGTGCTCTACACATAATAGCACTTCACATCAATCGATTAAAATTCTAGATCCTTTTTGTCGTACCTTGGTTTCTAAAaacattttccactaccatgtatgagtatatctaggCTTAAACTATTACCATCAAAATTGCACTAAAACTTCATAGGATGGTGCTGTATCATTACCAACTGGTGAACTGTTTTTAGCAACGGGTGGAAACTATTGAGTCTGTTTCTCGAGTGTTGTTCTAGAAGATACAGTGGCATGCTAAATGAGCAGTTAGGTGTATGTTTTGTCAGGAGTCAAGACATAGCTAAATATTAGTTATTTTGTGGCTTGTTACATATGGTTTGCTCATCACTATATCTTAGCTATTCAGTTAATCACCACTATTTTTGTCTTTAGGTCTTCTTGCGAAGCTGCACAAGAAATAAGTATGGAGGAACTTGCAGAATTGATTCCTATAAAAtctggtatggtccaatgttcTCTAAAGTATTTATGCTTCTGCAGCAGTTGATTTTTCATCAGTAGTTTTTTTCTTCCAAATAGAAATGTGGAAGATGAATTTCTGAACATCTAGATTGCCTAGAGCCTAGAGTTGTGAGGACATGGCGCTAGCTTACGAAAGTATAATCTGAGATGTGGACAATGGAGAAGGGCTCTGACCTCAGTAACTGGGCATGCTAAAGCAATTCGTAGTCCTAGGCCTATTCATGGTACCTTCTGAGACTGCTGAAACCGCCAGGCCTACCGGGACGAAACCAACTACAAGCTTATGTGCAGGCCCGGTTTTGTTTGGTGTCAAAACCAGTGAAGTCGTCGGCATGCTCTTGACAGGCCACTCTCCCACTTTTATTCATGGACccacctctctctccccctctacCTTGCCGGCATTCTCGTTTCACTGGTACTGCTGGGCATGATGCCATGTCTGTTAGGTCCAGTTGTAGTGATGCTTCGCGTCCTTGGTCTTCTGTGTCGTGGCTCCCTTGCCCCGGATGTGGAGGTTGAGGCAGCACTCTACGGTGTCTCCTTGGGCATCGCTGATGGATGGAGAGAGAATGGCAGCATGCAGATCATCACAGGACTCCTTCCTGTCATCCTGCCTACTACCagggatggcaatgggtacccgaaaccTGATGGGTTTCTACTCTATTAGGGTATGGGTATGGGTTAATTTATCTACCCGCGGGTCTGTACATGGGCTGATGGGCAACAAAACAGACCCATCGGGTCTACGGGTATGGGTCTTGGTGTATAGTACCCAAACCTGCAAACCCATTGGTTTATTATACCTGGCCTATCAATCAAATCAGCCCATTCTTTGGCCCATATACAATCTCAGATAGCCCAACCAGCCTGGCCTGGCCCATTGGTGCAGTATAAAAGATGATTCAACAGCTCAACCCCTAACCTGGCTCATTTCCTTCCCGTCCCCACTCCCCACCCGATTGAGCAGCCACCCCTGCCGCGGCAGATCTGCACCTGGCCTCCCACACCAAAGCCGTTGAGCAGCGCCGGCACCAGCACTAGCACAACACTGGGCCTCCACTACGCACCTGGCCAGCAGCACTTGAAGCCTTCACGGATTCATGCTATGTACTGCAAGTTTGCAGTGGAGAGAGAGCAAGCGAGTAGACAAACGATTGATCATCTCTTTGGCTCATCCCCATCTCGTTTTTTGTGTTAATCTATTGTGTGATAGCACAGACTCCTGCAGATCAGCAAGCTGATTTTTGATTTGGTTGCTTTATTAGTAGTATAGTGAACCAATGGCTTTTTGTATCTTCTTTATTGAGAATCGAATCAAGGTTAACTGATGACTCATTgtccattgttcttgcttttgcaAAATTATGTCATTTGTATTGGTTACTGAACTCGCTACCACACGAACATGGCAGTGGTAAACCACTCAAGTGTAATTCATGGTGCAGAACCATGCATAAATCCTAGTGCATGCTATAGCGAGGTACTTAGCAGCGTTAAAAGGGATTTCACATTTATCCAACGTTTTTATGAAATGCCATCTTGAAGCTTGCCTAACCCCTTTTCATAGCATTGGTTCTGTTAGCCCTTTTCCTGGCTCTTGCATTGTTCAATTTAGGTGATGCATCCTTATGTATGCTATGCATAATGTCCGTCTCATTATTCTTTGTTACCTTTACATAATgtctagtactccctccgtatagGAAAAGAATGTCGCTTTGGACAAGGTTTGGGTCAAACAGTGGGAAATATAAATCATAAAGAACTTTTAAGTTATTGAGTTATAAAAAGTGAAAGCCATACGAAtatatttttcttaaaaaacactttgataaaaaatatacatatatcacttttcaaCAAATATTTGTCAAAGTTATGCCTTGGAGACCGTGTTGCTGTCCTAAACGTCTTTTGTTtcctatatggagggagtatatagatGGTCGTTTATGTGCAATTGGGCTTTAACTGCATCTAATGGTGTGTGCTGTAGATCAAATGTGATTCGTGGTTCTATGGTAGCGGGCTTCTCAGTTTCAGTTACATTACAAagaaagctttttttttttctgaattgcAGGTCCAGGTGGAGCAAAAAAGCCCAAAGCTAGGGTAGAAGGTGAAACTATTGATGCTTCAGATGGGCTCGACACTCTTGCAAACCTTGCAATCCTTGGTGAAGGTGAAGCCCTCCCGTCCCAGCCAACCACAAAACATCCCCGCCATCGTCCTGGCTGCTCATGCATTGTCTGCATCCAACCACCAAGCGGGAAGGGCCCAAAGCACAAGCAAACATGCACCTGCAACGTCTGTATGACGGTTCGGCGTCGTTTCAGGACACTAATGCTTCGACGTGAGAAGAGGGCGGCCACAGATTCGCCTCGTAGAAAAGATACAGGCCAATCCAGCGAGACAGGCAGACAAAGTGGATCTAGCCGGCTGGCGACCAATGCCAGTGCAACTGGCTCTTCCCAGAAAGCAGCAGATGCGAAGACCAGGGCACCTGAAGACATGGCCGTAGATCACAAGGTGTCATCCTCTCCAGTCAAGAACCACATTGACCTGAACATCCAGCCTGAACGGGACGATGAGCAGTCACCGAAGTCTGGTGCGGCTGGTGCATTGAGCCGAGACAATCCGACTTAGGGTGGCTCACGCGGAGAGGCTGGGTCATATCGGTGAGAGTGGACATAGATAGCTGATCGAACATATCATTCCGAAATGTCTATACCCATTAAGAAAAGAtgtggcatgaggtgttgtagTGTAGGTATTATATGTTCCCATACCATAGAGCCGGTTTTCGTTTTTCCCAGACAGACGCCAGGTGGTAATGTTATCGTGTATACATAGGCCAGGATGTCAGTAGGTGTTGCGTGGGGCCTTGCAGACCCTGTATGCATGTATGTATTGCAAGACCAGCGCGTCGTTTCGGCAGTGTAAAATGGGAGTTGTTTGGGTATCAAGCCCATTGCTTAGCTGAAGCTTCGCCGCCTTCTTTAAGATGCTAATATTTGATAAACAAGACGACGACCTTTTATACATCAACAAGGAACATACGCAAACATGTGAGACAAACAACGCATTTATCCTCAACACAGACATACGAAAACGGAGGCCTTCCTGCCAGCCCAGAACCTATAGACGGTAAACGGGCGCCCTGGCACTGACGACAAGTTTGATTCATTCTCAGAGCATCTCCAGCGGTCCAACCAGGAGAGTGGATAAGAAAATAGTGTTTCAGCAGTATCCCAAATCTTTCCTTTTTTCATTATTTATTAGAACAACCCAATAATTCACCTCAACTCTCCTTAAACTTAAATAAAGAGGGAACTATGACTCTCCCAATAAAGTGCTGAATTGGGAGaagttattttcttttttttcgagTAAAATTGGGAGAAGTTATTGGGAGACTGCAAAATCAAATTCTCCAATAATCCTAAAATTTTTATTAGGACATCTCCCTGTATCAATTATTGAAAAATGATTATTAGGGAACTGCTAGAGATGCTattaggaaaaggaaaaggaaaggcTTGGAGAGACTGCTGAAGAACTATTTTCTTATCTACTCCCAATTGGGAATTAAgggactcttggagatgctctcggGCAAAAGAAATTGGGGATGGTCAGACCAACAGTAATCCGCACCTGTCACTGCTAACAAGTGCTACAAAACTTGTGCTTTGTCTTGTGCAAAAAAGAAACTATCACTATCACCTTCTTACTTTGACAAAACCATATCTTACAGAGATCAACACCCCAAAACCAAAATCGAGAACGGACGCGAAACCAAAAACGAGCAGTTCTTTTGCAAGCTGCAACTATTTTCAGCTAGTTTTCATTCAGACTATTCAGTACTGGCTGCCCCCGCCGAGCATGTCGTTGTAGTGCTTGAGGGACTCCTGCCGCTGCAGCCGCATCTCCATGTTGAACTTGTGGATGAACGCCTCCACCCGGCGGTTCAGCTCGTCCTGCCCCAGCGACGGCTCCCGCCTCACCGGCGCCGCCTTGCTCctcccggcggcgccgtcgtTGAAAGTCTCGGCCTTCCGCatcgcccccgccggcgcggcggccgcgggatcGATCTCCCCGCTGCCCACGCCGCCGGACGGGCGACGCCCTGGGCGGGTGTCCCAGGTGTCCGACTTCTTGAGGTGCCGCGCCAGTGGCGGCCCTCGCCCCTCCGTGATCGCCTTCCATGTGCTCTCCAGCGTCTCCTCCTTCCGCGGCCGTGACACCCGCAGAGCCCTGCTCCCTGAAATGCCAAAAATCCGCATTGGTACCAAAACAAAACCCCTATTCTTGGGAGAATTCATCTTTTAGTGGCTCGGTTTTCATGGCTCAAATTAAAACTGATGGACTAAAGGCAGAGCAACCAGGGGATGATTAGAAATGGAGATTTCTGATGTGTGTCAACGATGGGCGAATGTGTAATTAACGTTGTGTTACCTTCGGGGCTCGGCTTGGGCGCCTTCCGGCTGAACCTCGCTGACACCAGCGGCTTCTCCCTGGAGTTGGTCAGGTCCGCGAACGGCGCCACCTCGCTCTCTGcatccgcctccacctccgccgccgcgccacgccgatGCGGCGTCCACGTCGACCTTGAAATCGAGAATTCTTCATCCTcctccaccggcgccggcgccgcagtgTTCATATCCGGCGCAGGCTCCTCCGCAGCATCCACCTCCGCGGCCGGCACGGGCATCGGCACGACCGGCGCAGCCACCTGCACCGCGACCGCCGGCTGGATCCCATCCtgctccatctcctcctccgccactcCTGCTCctctggcggaggcggcggtggcggcggcggaagcgtaAGGAGAGGCCGACGGGCGGTCGCCGCCGTTGGTGCTCGGCTGGAAGCGCGAGGACGCGGcgatggagatgatgatggcGTTGATGACGAGGTAGAGATACGGCGGCGTGAGCCACGTAgccgcggcggcccgcgcgcgcggcagctcctccgccacgaacgccgccgccgcggggcccaGGAaccgcacccccgccgccgccagcagcgccgcggcggccgccgccgccgccttcaccgTCCGCTCGTACCCCATCGACCCCCTCGCGGTCCCCGCCCCgaccctcctctcctccctcgcgGTTCCAGCTCCCCCAAGCCAACGCACGAGCCTCAGGTGACGCCGGCCTCCCGTCCCGTGTCGTCGACCGTTTGGTGTGCTGTGCTCGCAGCGGGCGGCAGCTAGCGAAACGGAAGGGAGGAGCGTGGCAAGCAAAGCAAGCGTCGCAGCGAGAAGAGGTGGGGCGCGGTGGGGCGAGGGATTTATAACCAGGGGGGTCCGGCCCGACGGCGACGCGCGGGCCGTTGGATGGGGCGTTTCGAGCGGTGGATGATGCGATGCGGAGGGGGCGCGGAGTGCCGTCCTGTCTGGGGCTCTGGGCACGGGGGGTTGCTTCGTTAGAAAGGTCTGGATCAGCAGCGGCAGCGCAGCAGTAACGAAGGGTGATGGCTGGCTCGTGTGACCGCGGGGACGGGACGTCAGGATCTCCATGGCCGGTGGCGGAAGGTGGACGCCGAGTCGTCGACCTCCCTCCCCGGCCGGCTCAGAGCGCCACCGAATTCCGCCGGAGTTTTCCGCCTCGGGGTCGTCCGTCCACACGATGGCGTTCGGTCACCGGC
This window contains:
- the LOC120691551 gene encoding B3 domain-containing protein Os07g0563300-like isoform X2, with translation MSSPAPQQAPPPPPPPPPPAPAPVSATPISVQQPPNQPKPPAPPPQQQPQPAGPVPTPQPPSPAQLLNLGPHPPMYRGPICWNSYCKDPDPNSFGRRGWKVRSGPPFSVYADLCGRCYSQFEQGIYCETFHSEEGGWRNCESCGTRVHCGCIVSIHKYQLRDTGGVDCAKCARNTRTAMAPPSPVWASPMHNSQNVADKKDIPVKSWRPPAGQISSQWRQTNMWSVSSIQSDLQQRLAFEFDRPSGSEKLLPGRTFIHAQDSRKFDDMHDRPATPAGINHIVRERDANGHGQPTNMDPAYSYTLYHRDGSHPNNIHDPSHHGGENDSLSSRKVAMPDASTNVDTGFKLDSHHPSILKDDPPSLSVGLASNFSSQNGPKDHIRIAPSQQQAQMVSSSLQKQFYPHTVSGYNELQAQMRNGRPRMDAKARSQLLPRYWPRITDQEIQHLSSDLNSVITPLFEKMLSASDAGRIGRLVLPKKCAEAYFPPISQPEGLPLKVQDASGKEWIFQFRYWPNNNSRMYVLEGVTPCIQSMQLQAGDTVTFSRIDPEGKLIMGFRKATNISSEQEQTTKPANGAPATSEANGKVSASDPSPNAAVSRQNKVSTETKSSSPVEQGTTSKIEKDGLTQKEGPGTASSSPGPVKRKAANLTPKNKRLRMENEESMELKITWEEAQELLRPPPKAPNVVIVDGHEFEEYEEPPILGRKTYFVADQSGSNHQWAQCENCSKWRKLPVDALMPSKWTCSDNKWDSERSSCEAAQEISMEELAELIPIKSGPGGAKKPKARVEGETIDASDGLDTLANLAILGEGEALPSQPTTKHPRHRPGCSCIVCIQPPSGKGPKHKQTCTCNVCMTVRRRFRTLMLRREKRAATDSPRRKDTGQSSETGRQSGSSRLATNASATGSSQKAADAKTRAPEDMAVDHKVSSSPVKNHIDLNIQPERDDEQSPKSGAAGALSRDNPT
- the LOC120691565 gene encoding translation initiation factor IF-2-like; translation: MGYERTVKAAAAAAAALLAAAGVRFLGPAAAAFVAEELPRARAAAATWLTPPYLYLVINAIIISIAASSRFQPSTNGGDRPSASPYASAAATAASARGAGVAEEEMEQDGIQPAVAVQVAAPVVPMPVPAAEVDAAEEPAPDMNTAAPAPVEEDEEFSISRSTWTPHRRGAAAEVEADAESEVAPFADLTNSREKPLVSARFSRKAPKPSPEGSRALRVSRPRKEETLESTWKAITEGRGPPLARHLKKSDTWDTRPGRRPSGGVGSGEIDPAAAAPAGAMRKAETFNDGAAGRSKAAPVRREPSLGQDELNRRVEAFIHKFNMEMRLQRQESLKHYNDMLGGGSQY
- the LOC120691551 gene encoding B3 domain-containing protein Os07g0563300-like isoform X1; its protein translation is MSSPAPQQAPPPPPPPPPPAPAPVSATPISVQQPPNQPKPPAPPPQQQPQPAGPVPTPQPPSPAQLLNLGPHPPMYRGPICWNSYCKDPDPNSFGRRGWKVRSGPPFSVYADLCGRCYSQFEQGIYCETFHSEEGGWRNCESCGTRVHCGCIVSIHKYQLRDTGGVDCAKCARNTRTAMAPPSPVWASPMHNSQNVADKKDIPVKSWRPPAGQISSQWRQTNMWSVSSIQSDLQQRLAFEFDRPSGSEKLLPGRTFIHAQDSRKFDDMHDRPATPAGINHIVRERDANGHGQPTNMDPAYSYTLYHRDGSHPNNIHDPSHHGGENDSLSSRKVAMPDASTNVDTGFKLDSHHPSILKDDPPSLSVGLASNFSSQNGPKDHIRIAPSQQQAQMVSSSLQKQFYPHTVSGYNELQAQMRNGRPRMDAKARSQLLPRYWPRITDQEIQHLSSEYPILNSVITPLFEKMLSASDAGRIGRLVLPKKCAEAYFPPISQPEGLPLKVQDASGKEWIFQFRYWPNNNSRMYVLEGVTPCIQSMQLQAGDTVTFSRIDPEGKLIMGFRKATNISSEQEQTTKPANGAPATSEANGKVSASDPSPNAAVSRQNKVSTETKSSSPVEQGTTSKIEKDGLTQKEGPGTASSSPGPVKRKAANLTPKNKRLRMENEESMELKITWEEAQELLRPPPKAPNVVIVDGHEFEEYEEPPILGRKTYFVADQSGSNHQWAQCENCSKWRKLPVDALMPSKWTCSDNKWDSERSSCEAAQEISMEELAELIPIKSGPGGAKKPKARVEGETIDASDGLDTLANLAILGEGEALPSQPTTKHPRHRPGCSCIVCIQPPSGKGPKHKQTCTCNVCMTVRRRFRTLMLRREKRAATDSPRRKDTGQSSETGRQSGSSRLATNASATGSSQKAADAKTRAPEDMAVDHKVSSSPVKNHIDLNIQPERDDEQSPKSGAAGALSRDNPT